From Micromonospora sp. NBC_01699, a single genomic window includes:
- a CDS encoding DUF3152 domain-containing protein codes for MAVLVAVVGVLLGLVGPPLLDRLSAAERPVTAGPKSIGSAVQPPVTATSAPAVVQAPTPPLLRMPGPVPQSGRDSFRYATGAGKVVGHAGTLRRYRVATEDGSGEDVKEFSSAVEEALGDPRSWTGSGQLRLQRVPDGSNYDFTVYLATADTAARMCAAGGTDIRIGGKPYTSCRTPGKVIINLNRWMLSVDYLVAAKLPLATYRLYVINHETGHQLGHGHEQCLGKGKPAPVMQQQTLFLNGCTVNPWPYLDGARYEGPPV; via the coding sequence ATGGCGGTGCTGGTGGCGGTCGTGGGGGTGCTGCTCGGCCTGGTCGGCCCGCCGTTGCTCGATCGGTTGAGCGCGGCCGAGCGGCCGGTGACGGCCGGTCCGAAGAGCATCGGCAGCGCGGTCCAGCCGCCCGTTACGGCCACGTCGGCGCCCGCGGTGGTGCAGGCGCCGACGCCACCACTGCTGCGGATGCCCGGCCCGGTGCCGCAGTCCGGCAGGGACTCCTTCCGGTACGCGACCGGTGCGGGCAAGGTCGTCGGCCACGCGGGTACGCTGCGGCGCTACCGGGTCGCCACCGAGGACGGCTCCGGTGAGGACGTGAAGGAGTTCTCCTCGGCGGTGGAGGAGGCGCTGGGCGATCCGCGCAGTTGGACCGGCAGCGGGCAGCTCCGGTTGCAGCGGGTGCCGGACGGTTCGAACTACGACTTCACCGTCTACCTCGCCACGGCCGACACGGCGGCCCGGATGTGTGCCGCCGGTGGGACCGACATCCGGATCGGCGGCAAGCCGTACACGTCGTGCCGGACGCCGGGCAAGGTGATCATCAACCTGAACCGGTGGATGCTCTCGGTCGACTACCTGGTCGCGGCGAAGCTGCCGCTGGCGACGTACCGGCTGTACGTGATCAACCATGAGACCGGCCACCAGTTGGGGCACGGGCACGAGCAGTGCCTCGGCAAGGGGAAGCCGGCGCCGGTGATGCAGCAGCAGACGCTGTTCCTGAACGGTTGCACCGTCAACCCGTGGCCGTACCTGGACGGCGCGCGGTACGAGGGACCGCCGGTCTGA
- the moeZ gene encoding adenylyltransferase/sulfurtransferase MoeZ encodes MARHTTIDSGEFTVSLPPLVEPAAELTVEEIRRYSRHLIIPDVGVEGQKRLKNARVLCVGAGGLGSPALMYLAAAGVGTLGIVDFDTVDESNLQRQIIHGQSDIGRPKAESAAATVREINPLVNVVIHNTALDRDNVRELFGQYDLIVDGTDNFATRYMVNDAAVLLGKPYVWGSIYRFDGQASVFWAEHGPCYRCLYPEPPPPGMVPSCAEGGVLGVLCASIGSIQVTEAIKLLTGIGEPLVGRLTVYDALEMEYRKIKVRKDPGCVLCGENPTVTDLLEDYEDFCGAVSTEAQDAVVGSTITASELKDWQDTGKDHFLIDVREPAEFEIVRIPGSTLIPKGEILSGEALARLPQDRQIVLHCKSGVRSAEALAALKAAGFRDAVHVQGGVLAWIKQVDPALPAY; translated from the coding sequence ATGGCGCGGCACACCACTATCGATTCCGGGGAGTTCACCGTGTCGTTGCCCCCGCTCGTCGAGCCCGCCGCCGAGCTGACCGTTGAAGAGATCCGCCGCTATTCGCGCCACTTGATCATTCCCGACGTCGGGGTCGAGGGGCAGAAGCGGCTCAAGAACGCGCGGGTGCTCTGTGTGGGCGCCGGCGGCCTGGGCTCCCCGGCGCTGATGTACCTGGCCGCGGCCGGTGTCGGCACGCTGGGCATCGTCGACTTCGACACCGTCGACGAGTCGAACCTCCAGCGCCAGATCATCCACGGTCAGTCGGACATCGGCCGGCCCAAGGCGGAGTCGGCCGCGGCGACCGTACGGGAGATCAATCCGCTGGTGAACGTGGTGATCCACAACACCGCGCTGGACCGGGACAACGTACGCGAGCTGTTCGGCCAGTACGACCTGATCGTCGACGGCACCGACAACTTCGCCACCCGGTACATGGTCAACGACGCGGCGGTGCTGCTCGGCAAGCCGTACGTCTGGGGTTCGATCTACCGGTTCGACGGCCAGGCGTCGGTCTTCTGGGCCGAGCACGGCCCGTGCTACCGCTGCCTCTACCCGGAGCCGCCGCCGCCCGGCATGGTGCCGTCGTGCGCCGAGGGCGGCGTGCTCGGCGTGCTCTGCGCGTCGATCGGCTCGATCCAGGTGACCGAGGCGATCAAGCTGCTCACCGGCATCGGCGAGCCGCTGGTCGGCCGGCTGACCGTGTACGACGCCCTGGAGATGGAGTACCGCAAGATCAAGGTCCGCAAGGACCCGGGCTGCGTGCTCTGTGGCGAGAACCCGACGGTGACCGACCTGCTGGAGGACTACGAGGACTTCTGCGGTGCGGTCTCCACCGAGGCGCAGGACGCGGTGGTCGGCTCGACCATCACCGCCTCGGAGCTGAAGGACTGGCAGGACACCGGCAAGGACCACTTCCTGATCGACGTCCGGGAACCGGCCGAGTTCGAGATCGTCCGCATCCCCGGCTCGACGCTGATCCCGAAGGGCGAGATCCTCTCCGGTGAGGCGCTGGCCCGGCTGCCGCAGGACCGGCAGATAGTGCTGCACTGCAAGTCCGGGGTGCGCTCGGCGGAGGCGCTGGCGGCGCTGAAGGCGGCCGGTTTCCGGGACGCGGTGCACGTACAGGGCGGGGTGCTCGCCTGGATCAAGCAGGTTGACCCGGCGCTGCCGGCGTACTGA
- a CDS encoding prenyltransferase/squalene oxidase repeat-containing protein: MDGAIGFVVAHGDAVDRARLSRLRTGAPPPPEVLGDVEMGAAPDGGWPALWGGEIASVDATCFRLAELDDLGALDRPAARKALDWLAGRQGPDGTWEEHESLAREAPDWAKPGDPEAELFLTANAGFWLTVAGLDARAAGPLDHRVGGVYAGSVHAAAKAIAGRLRPDGTWPSFLAAGWLSAAVLHRQELFYESARIQGVLVDRLPAMSPADVAWMASALVRVGVNPQDWLLVAARRRLAETQRSDGGWPSEDGDTFDVHTTLLVIRAVR; encoded by the coding sequence ATGGACGGTGCGATCGGCTTTGTCGTGGCGCACGGCGACGCGGTGGACCGGGCTCGGCTTTCCCGGCTGCGTACCGGTGCGCCACCTCCGCCGGAGGTGCTCGGCGACGTCGAGATGGGCGCGGCTCCGGACGGTGGCTGGCCCGCGCTCTGGGGCGGCGAGATCGCCTCGGTCGACGCCACCTGCTTCCGGCTCGCCGAACTCGACGACCTTGGCGCGCTCGACCGGCCCGCCGCCCGGAAGGCACTCGACTGGCTCGCCGGCCGGCAGGGTCCGGACGGCACCTGGGAGGAGCACGAGTCACTGGCCCGCGAGGCGCCGGACTGGGCGAAGCCCGGCGATCCCGAGGCCGAACTCTTCCTCACCGCCAACGCCGGCTTCTGGCTCACCGTGGCCGGGCTCGACGCCCGCGCCGCCGGGCCACTCGACCACCGGGTCGGCGGCGTGTACGCCGGCTCGGTGCACGCCGCCGCCAAGGCGATCGCCGGCCGGTTGAGACCCGACGGCACCTGGCCGTCGTTCCTGGCCGCCGGTTGGTTGTCCGCCGCCGTGCTGCACCGGCAGGAACTGTTCTACGAGTCGGCGCGGATCCAGGGTGTGCTGGTCGACCGGCTGCCGGCGATGTCCCCGGCCGACGTGGCCTGGATGGCGTCGGCGCTGGTCCGGGTCGGGGTGAACCCGCAGGACTGGCTGCTGGTCGCCGCCCGCCGCCGGCTCGCCGAGACCCAGCGCAGCGACGGCGGCTGGCCGAGCGAGGACGGCGACACCTTCGACGTACACACCACGCTGCTGGTCATCCGCGCCGTCCGCTGA
- a CDS encoding glutamate-5-semialdehyde dehydrogenase, producing the protein MSVSEQARRARTAANTLATATRTAKDAGLHAMADALVARTPEILTANEADLAAGRAAGLSAAILDRLALSTDRVAGIAAALREMAGLADPVGEVVRGSTLPNGLELRQIRVPFGVVGIIYEARPNVTVDAAGICLKSGNAALLRGSSSAAHSNAALVEVLRDAVTGAGLPADAIQLLDASSRDSVKELMRARGLVDVLIPRGGASLIRTVVEESTVPVIETGVGNCHVYVDAAADVAKAVDIALNSKTQRLSTCNTAESLLVHADVADAFLPAMLAAFATAGVTVHGDDRIRAYSADVVPATDSDHGTEYLAADISAAVVDSLDAAVEHIRRYGTGHTEAIVTDSVGAAREFVARVDSAAVMVNASTRFTDGGEFGFGAEIGISTQKLHARGPMGLPELTSTKYVVTGDGHLRG; encoded by the coding sequence ATTAGCGTCAGCGAACAGGCACGCCGGGCCCGTACGGCGGCGAACACGCTCGCCACCGCGACCCGTACCGCCAAGGACGCCGGCCTGCACGCGATGGCCGACGCGCTGGTCGCCCGTACGCCGGAGATCCTGACCGCGAACGAGGCGGACCTGGCGGCCGGACGCGCGGCCGGACTGTCCGCGGCGATCCTGGACCGGTTGGCGCTCAGCACGGACCGGGTGGCCGGCATCGCCGCCGCGTTGCGGGAGATGGCCGGGCTCGCCGACCCGGTCGGCGAGGTCGTTCGCGGCTCGACCCTGCCCAACGGCCTGGAGTTGCGCCAGATCCGGGTGCCGTTCGGGGTGGTCGGCATCATCTACGAGGCGCGGCCGAACGTGACCGTCGACGCCGCCGGCATCTGCCTCAAGTCCGGCAACGCCGCCCTGCTGCGCGGTTCCTCGTCGGCGGCGCACTCGAACGCCGCCCTGGTCGAGGTGCTGCGCGACGCGGTCACCGGGGCCGGGCTGCCGGCCGACGCGATCCAACTGCTGGACGCCTCGTCCCGCGACTCGGTCAAGGAGCTGATGCGCGCCCGTGGCCTGGTCGACGTGCTGATCCCGCGCGGCGGCGCCTCGCTGATCCGGACCGTGGTCGAGGAGTCGACGGTGCCGGTGATCGAGACCGGGGTGGGCAACTGCCACGTGTACGTGGACGCCGCCGCCGACGTGGCGAAGGCCGTCGACATCGCGCTCAACTCCAAGACCCAGCGCCTGTCGACCTGCAACACCGCCGAGTCGCTGCTGGTGCACGCGGACGTCGCCGACGCGTTCCTGCCGGCGATGCTGGCCGCGTTCGCGACCGCCGGGGTGACCGTGCACGGCGACGACCGCATCCGGGCCTACTCCGCCGACGTGGTGCCGGCCACCGACTCCGACCACGGCACCGAATACCTGGCCGCGGACATCTCGGCCGCCGTGGTCGACTCGCTCGACGCCGCGGTCGAGCACATCCGGCGGTACGGCACCGGCCACACCGAGGCGATCGTCACCGACTCGGTCGGCGCGGCCCGGGAGTTCGTCGCCCGGGTCGACTCGGCCGCGGTGATGGTGAACGCCTCCACCCGGTTCACCGACGGCGGCGAGTTCGGCTTCGGTGCCGAGATCGGCATCTCCACCCAGAAGCTGCACGCCCGTGGCCCGATGGGGCTGCCCGAGCTGACCTCCACCAAGTACGTCGTCACCGGCGACGGCCACCTGCGCGGCTGA
- the proB gene encoding glutamate 5-kinase — protein MREAVTAARRIVVKVGSSSLTTASGGLDTDRVDALTDVLAALAADGREIVLVSSGAIAAGLAPLGLPRRPRDLATQQAAASVGQGLLIGRYAASFARHGRTVGQVLLTVDDVTRRVHYRNAYRTLRKLLDLRAVPIVNENDTVATEEIRFGDNDRLAALVAALVQADLLVLLSDVDALYTGDPAKPGTTRIEQVHSTDDLATVTIGRAGRAGVGTGGMVTKVEAARIATGFGIPVVLTAAPLAAEALAGADHVGTLFHPAVQRPGARLFWLAHATSPRGRLHLDPGAVQAVVTRRKSLLPAGITAVDGTFTAGDPVDLVDILGTPVARGLVNYDAVELPGLLGRSTGELAAALGPAYEREVVHRDDLVLL, from the coding sequence GTGCGTGAAGCAGTCACGGCAGCGCGGCGGATCGTGGTCAAGGTCGGCTCGTCCTCGCTGACCACCGCCAGCGGCGGACTCGACACCGATCGGGTCGACGCCCTCACCGACGTACTCGCCGCGCTGGCGGCGGACGGGCGGGAGATCGTGCTGGTCTCCTCCGGTGCGATCGCCGCCGGTCTGGCCCCGCTCGGGCTGCCCCGCCGACCGCGTGACCTGGCCACCCAGCAGGCCGCCGCCAGCGTCGGGCAGGGCCTGCTGATCGGCCGGTACGCGGCCAGCTTCGCCCGGCACGGACGCACCGTCGGGCAGGTCCTGCTCACCGTCGACGACGTCACCCGGCGGGTGCACTACCGCAACGCGTACCGGACCCTGCGCAAGCTGCTCGACCTGCGGGCCGTACCGATCGTCAACGAGAACGACACGGTCGCCACCGAGGAGATCCGGTTCGGCGACAACGACCGGCTCGCCGCACTGGTCGCCGCCCTGGTCCAGGCCGACCTGCTGGTGCTGCTCTCCGACGTCGACGCCCTCTACACCGGCGACCCGGCCAAGCCCGGCACCACCAGGATCGAGCAGGTGCACAGCACCGACGACCTGGCGACGGTAACCATCGGCCGGGCCGGACGGGCCGGTGTCGGCACCGGCGGCATGGTCACCAAGGTCGAGGCGGCCCGGATCGCCACCGGCTTCGGCATCCCGGTCGTGCTCACCGCCGCACCGCTCGCCGCCGAGGCGCTGGCCGGCGCCGACCACGTCGGCACCCTGTTCCACCCGGCCGTGCAGCGGCCCGGTGCCCGGCTGTTCTGGCTGGCCCACGCCACCTCGCCCCGGGGCCGGCTGCACCTGGACCCGGGCGCGGTGCAGGCCGTGGTCACCCGCCGCAAGTCGCTGCTGCCGGCCGGCATCACCGCCGTCGACGGCACCTTCACCGCCGGTGACCCGGTCGACCTGGTCGACATCCTCGGCACCCCGGTCGCCCGAGGGCTGGTCAACTACGACGCGGTCGAACTGCCCGGACTGCTCGGGCGGTCCACCGGCGAACTCGCCGCCGCCCTCGGCCCGGCGTACGAGCGTGAGGTCGTGCACCGCGACGACCTCGTCCTGCTGTGA
- a CDS encoding MGMT family protein — MTTEEYVEAVLALVERIPPGRVMSYGAIADALAARSGRNSARQVGSIMSRHGGGVPWYRVVNSAGRLPPGHESRARARLVAEGAPMRGDRVDLRTAAWFPTD, encoded by the coding sequence GTGACGACGGAAGAGTACGTCGAGGCCGTACTGGCCCTGGTCGAGCGGATCCCGCCGGGACGGGTGATGTCGTACGGGGCGATAGCGGACGCGCTGGCCGCTCGCTCCGGCCGCAACTCCGCCCGCCAGGTCGGGTCGATCATGAGTCGGCACGGCGGCGGTGTGCCCTGGTACCGGGTGGTGAACTCGGCCGGTCGGCTGCCGCCGGGGCACGAGTCGCGGGCGCGGGCCCGGCTGGTCGCCGAGGGTGCCCCGATGCGCGGCGACCGGGTGGACCTGCGGACCGCCGCCTGGTTCCCAACGGACTGA
- a CDS encoding MFS transporter: protein MTASPAGTGLPRRVRAGYALGSLATGAFGTVPGLVLLPYLTDTLGIAAGIAALLVLLPKAWDVLVNPVVGRISDRSRSPWGPRRPFLLFGGIALAVLFAAMFAGPVGTGADAGWYVAFAFLATATAFAFFQVPYVAMPAELTDDYQERTRLMTWRIAVLAVAILVSGAVAPAVVQAGGSGIPGHRWMGLFVAVLIVAGAVGAFVGTRGTSAGTVGESEPSLRAQLRVVSGNRPFRLLLACFVIQSAGIATVLAGVNYFVEQVLDAGEGGTTIAFVAFVGPALLVMPLWSRIGARIGKLRAFVRASLIFAVGALALVAAPLLPSVLPYLVIVVIGCGYAGLQVFALAMLPDCIAYDTARTGRRQAGVFTGVWTAGETFGLAFGPGIYGLVLQVFGYVSSDTGTAAAQSDTARLGVLLGFTVLPALLVGLPVLLLRRYDLTSARLAEAEAAAEAGAGAGFERSAAVGESEPSR, encoded by the coding sequence ATGACTGCCTCGCCGGCCGGGACCGGCCTGCCCCGCCGGGTACGCGCCGGGTACGCGCTCGGATCGCTGGCCACCGGGGCGTTCGGCACCGTACCGGGGTTGGTGCTGCTGCCGTACCTGACGGACACGTTGGGGATCGCGGCCGGCATCGCGGCGCTGCTGGTGTTGCTGCCGAAGGCGTGGGACGTACTGGTCAACCCGGTGGTCGGGCGGATCTCCGACCGGTCCCGCTCGCCGTGGGGGCCGCGCCGGCCGTTCCTGCTGTTCGGCGGGATCGCGCTGGCGGTGCTGTTCGCGGCGATGTTCGCCGGACCGGTGGGCACCGGTGCCGACGCCGGCTGGTACGTGGCGTTCGCCTTCCTGGCCACCGCGACCGCTTTTGCCTTCTTCCAGGTGCCGTACGTGGCGATGCCGGCCGAGTTGACCGACGACTACCAGGAACGTACCCGCCTGATGACGTGGCGGATCGCGGTGCTGGCGGTGGCCATCCTGGTCTCCGGCGCGGTCGCCCCGGCCGTGGTGCAGGCGGGTGGCTCGGGCATCCCCGGACACCGGTGGATGGGTCTGTTCGTGGCGGTGCTGATCGTCGCCGGTGCGGTGGGCGCCTTCGTCGGCACCCGAGGCACCTCGGCCGGTACGGTCGGCGAGAGTGAACCGAGCCTGCGGGCGCAGTTGCGGGTCGTGTCGGGCAACCGGCCGTTCCGGTTGCTGCTGGCCTGTTTCGTCATCCAGTCGGCCGGGATCGCGACCGTGCTCGCCGGGGTCAACTACTTCGTCGAACAGGTGCTGGACGCGGGCGAGGGCGGCACCACCATCGCGTTCGTCGCGTTTGTCGGGCCGGCGCTGCTGGTGATGCCGCTCTGGTCCCGGATCGGTGCCCGGATCGGCAAGCTGAGGGCCTTCGTCCGGGCCTCACTGATCTTCGCGGTCGGCGCGTTGGCGCTGGTCGCCGCGCCGCTGCTGCCGTCCGTGCTGCCGTACCTGGTGATCGTGGTGATCGGCTGCGGTTATGCCGGCCTCCAGGTCTTCGCGCTGGCCATGTTGCCGGACTGCATCGCGTACGACACCGCGCGGACCGGGCGCCGGCAGGCGGGGGTGTTCACCGGGGTGTGGACGGCGGGGGAGACGTTCGGGTTGGCCTTCGGGCCGGGCATCTACGGGCTGGTGTTGCAGGTGTTCGGTTACGTCTCGTCGGACACCGGGACGGCGGCGGCGCAGTCGGACACCGCCCGGCTCGGGGTGCTGCTCGGCTTCACCGTACTGCCGGCGCTGCTGGTCGGGTTGCCGGTGCTGCTGCTGCGGCGCTACGACCTGACCTCGGCCCGCCTCGCCGAGGCCGAAGCGGCGGCCGAAGCGGGGGCGGGGGCGGGGTTCGAGCGGTCGGCGGCGGTCGGCGAGAGCGAGCCGAGCCGGTGA
- a CDS encoding pyridoxal phosphate-dependent decarboxylase family protein → MVEALPPHGVPAAQVLDEVRGLRAADRPTHGGRLFAYVYDPAVPGLDDLANSAYALSAHVNGLDPTAFPSLLAMENALVGAAATVLGGGPGSSAPEVVGSVTGGGTESLILAVKTARDAHPEIGAPRLVVPVTAHAAFAKAAHYLGVALDLVPVSPETLRPDPADIAAAIGPQTVLVACSAPSYAHGVVDPVAAIAQIAAAAGVRCHVDACFGGWTLPYLRRLGVEVPPFDFAVPGVTSISVDLHKYAYAPKGVSVLLHRDEGLRRPQYFAFADWPGYTMLNPVISSTRSGGPIAAAFATLRFIGDAGYLALARTTVDAVRGLADEVRGVDGLRLLAEPEATVVCFGTEDPGLDLFVLADELTVRGWHTQPQLAYGDLPASIHLTVTASVAPRVADFGVDLRAAVAAARVAGPVELPAELLALAGALTPEQLTPELVAGLAAGLGLGGGDGADTGSSGPLPERVAVVNTLLNAAPVRLRERLLVEFLSLLQRPTY, encoded by the coding sequence ATGGTCGAGGCGCTGCCCCCGCACGGCGTACCCGCTGCCCAGGTGTTGGACGAGGTACGCGGCCTGCGGGCCGCCGACCGGCCGACCCACGGCGGGCGGTTGTTCGCCTACGTCTACGACCCGGCGGTGCCCGGCCTGGACGACTTGGCGAACTCGGCGTACGCGCTGTCGGCGCACGTGAACGGGCTCGACCCGACCGCCTTCCCGTCGCTGCTGGCGATGGAGAACGCGCTGGTCGGCGCGGCGGCCACGGTGCTCGGCGGCGGTCCGGGCAGCAGCGCGCCGGAGGTGGTCGGCAGTGTCACCGGCGGCGGGACCGAGTCGCTGATCCTGGCGGTGAAGACCGCGCGGGACGCGCACCCGGAGATCGGGGCGCCCCGGCTGGTGGTGCCGGTGACCGCGCACGCGGCGTTCGCGAAGGCGGCGCACTATCTCGGCGTCGCGCTGGACCTGGTGCCGGTGTCACCGGAGACGTTGCGTCCGGATCCGGCCGACATCGCCGCCGCGATCGGTCCGCAGACGGTGCTGGTGGCGTGCTCGGCGCCGTCGTACGCGCACGGGGTGGTCGACCCGGTGGCCGCGATCGCACAGATCGCGGCGGCGGCCGGGGTGCGCTGTCACGTGGACGCCTGCTTCGGCGGCTGGACGCTGCCGTACCTGCGCCGGCTCGGTGTCGAGGTGCCGCCGTTCGACTTCGCCGTGCCGGGGGTCACCTCGATCTCGGTCGACCTGCACAAGTACGCGTACGCGCCGAAGGGTGTGTCGGTGCTGCTGCACCGGGACGAAGGGCTGCGCCGACCGCAGTACTTCGCCTTCGCCGACTGGCCCGGTTACACGATGCTGAACCCGGTGATCTCGTCCACCCGTTCGGGCGGGCCGATCGCGGCGGCGTTCGCCACCCTGCGGTTTATCGGCGACGCGGGTTACCTGGCTCTGGCTCGGACCACTGTGGATGCTGTGCGTGGGTTGGCCGACGAGGTCAGGGGCGTGGACGGGCTGCGGCTGCTGGCCGAGCCCGAGGCGACCGTGGTCTGTTTCGGCACCGAGGATCCCGGCCTGGACCTGTTCGTCCTGGCGGACGAACTCACCGTCCGTGGTTGGCACACCCAACCCCAGTTGGCGTACGGCGATCTGCCGGCCAGCATCCACCTGACGGTGACCGCCTCGGTGGCGCCCCGGGTGGCCGATTTCGGGGTGGACCTGCGGGCCGCCGTGGCCGCCGCACGGGTTGCCGGTCCGGTCGAGCTGCCGGCCGAGTTGCTGGCGCTGGCCGGCGCGCTGACCCCGGAGCAGCTCACCCCGGAACTCGTCGCCGGCCTCGCCGCCGGGTTGGGCCTGGGTGGCGGTGACGGTGCCGACACCGGGTCGAGCGGGCCGTTGCCGGAGCGGGTTGCCGTGGTCAACACCCTGCTCAACGCCGCCCCGGTACGCCTGCGTGAGCGGTTGCTGGTGGAGTTCCTCAGCCTGTTGCAACGCCCGACCTACTGA
- a CDS encoding undecaprenyl-diphosphate phosphatase, producing the protein MNILEAVLLGAVEGLTEFLPVSSTGHLTILEKLLGYSIDDPDITAFTAIIQVGAVFATLLYLRKDLVRILTAWVRGVFSPAGRASPDYRFGWAVILGSIPIGVIGLLFKDQIETTLRSLWFVGFALILWSGVMWFADRAATQVRHESDVTWKDTLIIGTVQALALIPGISRSGATMSAGLLRDLDRVTVTRLSFFLSIPALMAAGALQVVDEYDNISTGVGWPATITATLVSGIVGYFAVAWLLKFIARHTYTMFIVYRVILGTVVLVLVGTGTISAT; encoded by the coding sequence GTGAACATCCTGGAAGCGGTGCTGCTGGGCGCGGTGGAGGGGCTCACCGAGTTCCTGCCGGTATCCAGCACCGGCCACCTCACCATCCTGGAAAAGCTGCTCGGCTACTCCATCGACGACCCCGACATCACCGCGTTCACCGCGATCATCCAGGTCGGCGCGGTGTTCGCGACCCTGCTCTATCTCCGCAAGGATCTGGTCCGGATCCTCACCGCCTGGGTACGCGGGGTGTTCAGCCCGGCGGGTCGGGCGAGTCCGGACTACCGGTTCGGCTGGGCGGTCATCCTGGGTTCGATCCCGATCGGGGTGATCGGGCTGCTGTTCAAGGACCAGATCGAGACCACGTTGCGCAGTCTGTGGTTCGTCGGCTTCGCGCTGATTCTCTGGTCCGGGGTGATGTGGTTCGCCGACCGGGCCGCCACCCAGGTCCGCCACGAGTCGGACGTGACCTGGAAGGACACGCTGATCATCGGCACGGTGCAGGCCCTCGCGCTGATTCCGGGCATCTCCCGGTCGGGTGCGACGATGTCCGCCGGGTTGCTGCGTGACCTGGACCGGGTCACCGTGACCCGGTTGTCGTTCTTCCTCTCCATCCCGGCGCTGATGGCCGCGGGCGCGCTCCAGGTGGTGGACGAGTACGACAACATCAGCACCGGGGTCGGCTGGCCGGCGACCATCACCGCCACCCTGGTCAGCGGGATCGTCGGTTACTTCGCCGTGGCCTGGCTGCTGAAGTTCATCGCCCGGCACACGTACACGATGTTCATCGTCTACCGGGTGATCCTCGGCACGGTGGTGCTGGTCCTGGTCGGTACGGGCACCATCTCCGCCACCTGA
- a CDS encoding lytic polysaccharide monooxygenase — MRRSAVLSLLTAAALVTSTLVVAAPAQAHGYISSPPSRQANCAQGRVANCGQIQWEPQSVEGPKGLRNCHANIGHFAVLSDESRNWPATSVGTSLTFNWVLTARHSTSTWEYYIGNQRVALFDDNGRQPGATVSHQVNLGGFSGRQKLLAIWNIADTANAFYSCVDLQIGGGGGNPPPNPTPTPTRTATPPPTNPTTPPPAGGTWAPGTAYQVGSTVTYGGVSYRCRQAHTAIPGWEPPNVPALWQQL, encoded by the coding sequence ATGCGAAGATCTGCCGTACTGTCGCTGCTGACAGCCGCAGCCCTCGTCACCTCCACCCTGGTCGTCGCCGCGCCCGCGCAGGCACACGGCTACATCTCCTCACCACCCAGCCGCCAGGCCAACTGCGCGCAGGGTCGGGTCGCCAACTGTGGACAGATCCAGTGGGAACCACAGAGCGTCGAGGGGCCGAAGGGGCTGCGCAACTGCCACGCCAACATCGGGCACTTCGCCGTACTCAGCGACGAGAGCCGTAACTGGCCGGCGACCTCGGTCGGCACCTCGCTCACGTTCAACTGGGTGCTCACCGCCCGGCACTCGACCAGCACCTGGGAGTACTACATCGGCAACCAGCGGGTCGCGTTGTTCGACGACAACGGCCGCCAGCCCGGTGCCACCGTCTCCCACCAGGTGAACCTCGGCGGCTTCTCCGGCCGGCAGAAGCTGCTCGCCATCTGGAACATCGCCGACACCGCGAACGCGTTCTACTCCTGCGTCGACCTCCAGATCGGTGGCGGTGGCGGCAACCCGCCGCCGAACCCCACCCCGACGCCGACCCGTACGGCAACCCCGCCGCCGACCAACCCGACCACCCCGCCGCCGGCCGGTGGCACCTGGGCCCCGGGCACCGCGTACCAGGTCGGTAGCACGGTCACCTACGGCGGCGTCAGCTACCGCTGCCGTCAGGCACACACGGCCATCCCCGGCTGGGAGCCGCCGAACGTGCCCGCGCTCTGGCAGCAGCTCTGA
- a CDS encoding DUF305 domain-containing protein, translating into MTRHRRTLLVPVVLLLLAGCGGPPAATPAEPTPDVARPAASATATASPGPFNPADVMFLQMMVTHHGQGLELVRLAESRARRPEVRTLAAAVDVTQAEEQETMRGWLRTWGEPTEADPADHAHADHGGLPATGPEQIAALARTTGAEFETAFLNLFIAHQHNAVEMARNETKFGQDPAAKELAGRIDQSRTAQINQMLALLG; encoded by the coding sequence ATGACCCGTCACCGTCGTACGCTGCTCGTCCCGGTCGTGCTGTTGCTGCTCGCCGGCTGCGGTGGGCCGCCCGCCGCGACACCGGCGGAGCCCACCCCCGACGTGGCCCGGCCGGCGGCGTCCGCGACCGCCACCGCGTCACCGGGACCGTTCAACCCGGCCGACGTGATGTTCCTGCAAATGATGGTGACCCACCACGGACAGGGTTTGGAACTGGTCCGGTTGGCCGAGAGTCGGGCCCGGCGACCCGAGGTACGCACCCTCGCCGCGGCCGTCGACGTCACCCAGGCCGAGGAGCAGGAGACCATGCGCGGCTGGCTGCGTACCTGGGGGGAGCCGACCGAGGCGGACCCGGCCGACCACGCCCACGCCGACCACGGCGGGTTGCCGGCCACCGGCCCGGAGCAGATCGCCGCGCTGGCCCGGACCACCGGAGCCGAGTTCGAGACCGCGTTCCTCAACCTGTTCATCGCGCACCAGCACAACGCCGTCGAGATGGCCCGCAACGAGACCAAGTTCGGGCAGGACCCCGCCGCCAAGGAGCTTGCCGGTCGGATCGACCAGTCCAGGACCGCCCAGATCAACCAGATGCTGGCCCTGCTCGGCTAG